Proteins encoded together in one Neobacillus sp. FSL H8-0543 window:
- a CDS encoding ABC transporter permease, producing the protein MFTAIFGSFEAGIIYAIMALGVYLSFRILDFPDLTVDGSFVTGAAISAIMISNGANPFLATIMALVAGFLAGCMTGLLHTFGKINNLLSGILMMIALYSINLRIMGKSTVPLLNDDTAFTSISAFFENTGIDSFFNNLLVMIGLGDSLPETWGILLFMIIVTFVIKWLTDLFLQTEIGLAVRATGDNKRMIRSLSANTNLLVVLGLGLSNALVAFSGALIAQQGGFADVGMGIGMIVIGLASVIIGEALFGTKSIARATLAVVGGAIIYRIVVTLALRVDFMDPGDMKVITAAIVIIALTTPKIIDYFKEKKRKARRRMETLKMIQATAVRKGENHAAIKSDS; encoded by the coding sequence ATGTTTACAGCCATATTTGGATCATTTGAAGCAGGTATCATCTACGCAATTATGGCACTGGGCGTCTATCTCTCCTTTCGTATATTAGATTTTCCTGATTTAACGGTTGATGGAAGCTTTGTAACGGGGGCGGCAATTTCAGCAATAATGATTTCAAATGGTGCCAATCCGTTTTTGGCAACAATCATGGCACTAGTTGCCGGTTTTTTGGCTGGGTGTATGACAGGATTACTTCATACCTTCGGAAAGATTAATAATTTATTATCAGGAATATTAATGATGATTGCCCTATATTCTATTAATCTAAGAATTATGGGGAAGTCCACTGTTCCATTATTAAATGATGATACAGCATTTACGTCAATAAGTGCATTTTTTGAAAACACTGGTATTGATTCATTTTTTAATAACCTTTTAGTTATGATAGGTCTTGGTGATAGCCTACCTGAAACATGGGGAATTCTCCTTTTTATGATCATCGTAACTTTTGTGATTAAATGGTTAACTGATTTGTTTTTACAAACTGAAATTGGCCTTGCCGTTAGAGCAACAGGGGATAATAAGAGGATGATACGGAGTCTATCAGCAAATACGAATCTGCTTGTCGTCCTTGGTCTGGGACTATCCAATGCTTTAGTTGCTTTTTCTGGTGCACTAATTGCACAGCAGGGCGGTTTTGCGGATGTAGGTATGGGTATTGGAATGATCGTCATTGGTTTGGCATCTGTTATCATTGGTGAAGCATTATTTGGGACAAAATCGATAGCGAGGGCTACTTTAGCTGTTGTTGGAGGAGCCATTATCTATCGGATTGTTGTGACTTTAGCTCTAAGAGTCGATTTCATGGATCCAGGGGATATGAAGGTTATAACCGCAGCGATTGTAATTATTGCTTTAACAACACCAAAAATAATTGATTACTTCAAAGAGAAGAAGCGAAAAGCCCGCAGAAGAATGGAAACATTGAAAATGATCCAAGCAACTGCCGTGCGAAAGGGTGAGAACCATGCTGCAATTAAATCAGATTCATAA
- a CDS encoding ABC transporter ATP-binding protein gives MLQLNQIHKIFNEGTLDEKIAIDTINLNLNPGDFVTVIGSNGAGKSTLMNIISGVLVPDIGEIHIDGKNVTTMSEYKRSKMIGRVFQDPMAGTAPSMTIEENLAMAYSRNKTRSFRRGVTKKRRDDFREVLESLHLGLENRLSAKVGLLSGGERQALSLLMATFTNPSILLLDEHTAALDPSRAELITNLTREIVERYQLTTVMVTHNMQQAIDLGNRLIMMDKGQIILEVDAENKKQLTIEGLLEEFKRIRGVQMASDRAVLS, from the coding sequence ATGCTGCAATTAAATCAGATTCATAAGATATTTAATGAGGGTACTCTTGATGAAAAAATTGCTATAGATACAATTAATTTAAATTTAAACCCCGGTGATTTCGTAACGGTAATCGGCAGTAATGGTGCAGGTAAATCAACATTAATGAACATTATTTCTGGTGTTTTAGTTCCTGATATTGGCGAAATCCATATTGATGGAAAAAATGTAACAACGATGTCGGAATACAAGCGCTCAAAAATGATTGGCCGTGTCTTTCAGGACCCAATGGCGGGAACAGCACCAAGTATGACAATCGAAGAAAATCTGGCCATGGCTTATTCTCGGAATAAAACGAGATCGTTCCGTAGAGGCGTAACAAAGAAAAGACGAGATGATTTTCGGGAAGTACTTGAGTCATTGCATCTTGGCTTAGAAAACCGTTTAAGTGCGAAGGTAGGATTACTATCTGGAGGTGAAAGGCAAGCCCTTTCTCTGTTAATGGCAACCTTCACGAATCCTTCGATTTTACTACTCGATGAGCACACGGCGGCGCTTGATCCATCGAGAGCCGAGTTAATAACCAATCTAACAAGAGAGATAGTTGAAAGATATCAGCTAACCACTGTAATGGTAACCCATAATATGCAACAGGCCATTGATCTCGGGAATCGGTTAATTATGATGGATAAAGGTCAAATTATCTTAGAAGTTGACGCGGAAAATAAAAAACAACTTACGATTGAAGGATTATTAGAGGAATTTAAACGAATTCGCGGCGTTCAGATGGCTAGCGACCGGGCGGTTCTTTCATAA
- a CDS encoding YjcZ family sporulation protein: MSDHGGRNNNGFALIVVLFILLVIVGTAFMGGGY, from the coding sequence ATGAGCGACCACGGTGGTAGAAACAACAACGGCTTTGCGTTAATTGTTGTCTTGTTCATTCTTTTAGTTATTGTAGGCACTGCATTTATGGGTGGAGGCTATTAA
- a CDS encoding ABC transporter substrate-binding protein, whose product MKKKVQALSIALAGMLMLAGCGSNEKSSGSKEEDGGKVFKIGISQFVTHDSLDNATKGFKQALKDKGIKVEYDEQNAEGDMNNIHTIAKNFVGDKVDLIFANATPSATAALNATKNIPIIFTSVTDPVVAELVEALDKPGENITGTTDNHPDGTAKTINFMIDEVGAKEIGVIFNSGEQNSIVQVEEVKKLAEAKGAKLVEVSVSTSAEVKQAAESLVGRVDSIYIPTDNTVVSALESVISVANSKKIPLFVGELDSMKKGAIAASGFEYFDIGYQSGLMAVEILKGNKKASEMPVELPKSLTLMINKKAAEAQGVEVKEEWKELGEFYEGE is encoded by the coding sequence ATGAAAAAGAAAGTTCAAGCGCTTTCGATAGCATTGGCTGGGATGTTAATGTTGGCAGGCTGTGGCAGCAATGAAAAATCTAGTGGGTCGAAAGAGGAAGATGGAGGAAAGGTATTCAAAATTGGGATCTCACAGTTTGTAACACATGATTCTTTAGATAACGCAACAAAAGGATTTAAACAGGCATTAAAGGATAAAGGTATCAAGGTTGAGTATGATGAACAAAACGCAGAAGGAGACATGAATAATATTCATACCATTGCTAAGAACTTTGTTGGGGATAAAGTTGACTTGATTTTTGCTAATGCAACCCCAAGTGCTACTGCCGCTTTAAATGCAACAAAGAATATTCCAATTATCTTTACTTCCGTTACTGATCCAGTTGTGGCGGAATTAGTTGAGGCTTTGGACAAACCAGGAGAAAATATTACAGGTACAACTGATAATCATCCTGATGGAACAGCAAAAACGATTAACTTCATGATTGATGAAGTGGGAGCGAAGGAAATTGGCGTTATCTTTAACTCCGGTGAACAAAATTCTATTGTCCAAGTGGAAGAAGTGAAAAAGTTAGCAGAAGCCAAGGGTGCGAAACTAGTGGAAGTATCTGTTTCTACATCAGCGGAGGTTAAGCAGGCTGCTGAATCATTAGTAGGAAGAGTAGATTCTATCTATATTCCAACCGATAATACGGTTGTATCGGCTCTAGAATCCGTAATTTCCGTAGCAAACAGCAAAAAGATTCCGCTTTTCGTTGGTGAACTTGATTCGATGAAAAAAGGTGCTATTGCAGCCAGCGGCTTCGAATATTTTGACATTGGCTACCAATCAGGTTTAATGGCAGTTGAAATCTTAAAAGGTAATAAGAAGGCCTCTGAAATGCCTGTGGAATTACCAAAAAGCTTAACGCTTATGATAAATAAGAAGGCTGCAGAAGCACAGGGAGTAGAGGTAAAAGAAGAATGGAAAGAGCTCGGCGAGTTTTATGAAGGTGAATAA